In Setaria italica strain Yugu1 chromosome I, Setaria_italica_v2.0, whole genome shotgun sequence, the genomic window ATGCCAATCACTAAATGTTATAGAAACACCAGATTACCCATGAATGCTTATCCAAGCAACAAATATTAATGTACAATATGTACATAGGATGTCACATGGCCataattttgaagaaaaaaatcgAGAAAATAACCTCCATAGATCTCAATTTTGGAACAACACAGAACCACAACATATATAAGGAAACCTGAGTTATGGACTAATGTAAACCAAAAATAACCTAAAGCTCCTCCAGTGTACAAAACAACAGCATCAAAAGTTACTAGTGACATGAACTAGCAATTAACCAGCGCTTTCGAACAACATAATACGACAAATGTCCAAAGATAATTTATAATTTGCTGAAACCAATAGTAATTTAGGGCTAGGAAGGAACGGAACCGGTTACTAGGATCAAATGCCGTTCTAAGAAGATATGCTGACAGTTACTAGTTAGTAACGGAACCATATGACATTGAGCTCACATGCCATGAGTTCAAACAGCGTGACCGACAAACCATTGGCATTCCCTATGGTTTCGACGACCGCAACACGACAATTCAAGGTCAACACTTCAGAAAGTATAAATTTCCACCATTCGCAAATATCCTGCGATTGGGTGAACGCAACATGACAATTCAAGGACAACATTTCAGAAAGCATAAACTGGCATCATTCGCATGTAACCGATAACGAATCCCGGAAAATAAGGAACCATAATGCTGTTGATACCACAATAGTAGGAACCCGCTGTTGCCCCAGTGCATAGCTAATAAGCTGTGGACTCCATCCTATCATCAACCAAATAAGAAAAGGACACTTGCTTCTGTGGGGAATCACCTGACCTTAAAATACTAATGCGGCCATGCAAATTCTGGACATCAACATCAGAACTACTCAAACAGCACAAGAAACTTAGAGATGCACCAAAAGAAGACCTTTTTAACTATCATAGTATCACTAATCACAGGCTTCATGTATATAAATAGCCAAGCAATTTCGTATACATTTTAAGTAAGCACGAGAATCTACATATAACTAATATGGAGAAGACCGCCTACCTATTGAAGACAGAAGCTAGTGTCTCAAAATTGGCAGCTGCCTCGACGAACGACTTGAGCTCCGCTGCCCTCTTGGCGGATGGCAGCTTGACGACGGGCGCGCGAGACATGGCATCCCGGAGCAGCACGCTGACGGCGCCACCGGACGCCGCGATGGCCCTGCACCCGCGGTTGACGCTGGCAACCAGACATCCCTCGGTGGTAGCCATGGGGACGTGGTACTGGCGCCCGTCCAGGAGCAGCGGGCCGGCGACCCCTACCGGCACCTGCACGTACCCGACGGGCATCTCGCAGCATTGCCCGAGGATGGCCTGGTAGTCCATCCCGTCGAGCGGGAGCCCCTCGACGCCCCGCCCCGTGATCCGCCGGAGCGCCTCCCGCCGCAGCCTGGCCGCGCGGCGGCAGTCCCCGAGCCGAGACTCCAGGTGGTGCGACGGCAGCGCCCCGGACaccacggcggcgacgatcTCATCGTCCCCGCCCTCCACGCCGGCATGCATTGGCGCGGGCgtgtcggtggcggcggcgcgctcccggCGTGGGGAGCCGCCCCCCTCGTCGTCGCTGGCGGGGGCCTTGGGCTGCCAGGAGGAGGGGCCGCCGAAGAGGCTGAGGAGGTACACGACGGAGGCGAGCTGGCAGAGCACGGTGGCGAACTCGCGGCCGCCGAGCGGGAAGCGGAGCGGGCGGTCCCTGTCGCTGCAGAGGCGGAGCAGGTCGCAGGAGGAGAGCACGAGCGAGATCATCGCCAGGCCGTTGGTGATCCGCAGCACCGGGACGGGCAGCGAGCCCCCCGCCGCGAgcgccctccgcgccgccgcgatgCGGCCCACGAACCGTCGCACTTCCATCCGGGCGGTCTAGCTTAtccggccaccggcgccgcggtggtcggaggaagaggaggggggtgGGGGGTTACGAGTGCGAGCCGGAAGGGTCGCGTGCGATCGCGCGCGCTGCTTGCTGGTGCGGGGCCGGCGCTGCGGCCTGCGGTGGGTGTGCCCGGCTCCGTTGATGTGGGGGGCGGGGTGTGGATCGGACGGACGAGGACTCGCGAGGGGGCCGCGGGGTTCTTGAACTTGGTGTGCGTGCACGGAACGCGGGGCTCAGATGTTCGGCGTGAGGGGCAACGAGCGGACAGGGGGGCGGGCACggggcctgcgccgccgccgcggggaagCCGGCTGTTTCCTTTCTTTCCTCGCAAGCAGAGGGCGGGGGAGGTTTGGTCAGACTTGTCGTTTGGGTCTCGCCTTCATGGCCATGGGGCTACACGAGGCGTCGCGCGCGGGTGCAGCGGGTGCGGCGACCAGCGTACATGACACCTGTTGCTGTTGGGGTGGGGCCCGGCCGTCTGGTACGCGTGACGCAAGACGCATGACTGTTCTCATCGTTGTTGGGTTACCATTGCTGGTCTCCAGCCTTTATTTTTGGTAGTTTCATATGGTTGGTACTTGGTAGTTCACTCGTTAGAAACAAGCAATCGAGTTTCATCTGTTATTAAAAAGCGGAAAATAACTGACTCGATTTCCCTTTGCATATTGATATTCTATGGTAATACACTCTCTCTCAGTTTCAGGTTGGTTTTAGAATTCGAGTTGATTAGAGTTCTTTAATTTAACTAATCGAAGTATGAAAGTTATATAAATTGACAGTACATGGTTGATCG contains:
- the LOC101777901 gene encoding 3-hydroxy-3-methylglutaryl-coenzyme A reductase 1, which produces MEVRRFVGRIAAARRALAAGGSLPVPVLRITNGLAMISLVLSSCDLLRLCSDRDRPLRFPLGGREFATVLCQLASVVYLLSLFGGPSSWQPKAPASDDEGGGSPRRERAAATDTPAPMHAGVEGGDDEIVAAVVSGALPSHHLESRLGDCRRAARLRREALRRITGRGVEGLPLDGMDYQAILGQCCEMPVGYVQVPVGVAGPLLLDGRQYHVPMATTEGCLVASVNRGCRAIAASGGAVSVLLRDAMSRAPVVKLPSAKRAAELKSFVEAAANFETLASVFNRSSRFGRLQGIRCALGGRNLYIRFTCSTGDAMGMNMVSKGVENVLGYLQNDFPDMNLISLSGNYCSDKKPTAVNWIEGRGKSVVCEATIKGGVVQNVLKTTVQKLIELNIIKNLAGSALAGALGGFNAHASNIVTALFIATGQDPAQNVESSQCITMLEAVNDGDDLHISVTMPSIEVGTIGGGTCLASQAACLNLLGVRGPNRDSPGANAKVLATIVAGSVLAGELSLLAALSAGQLVKSHMKYNRSSKGVASAAS